From the genome of uncultured Methanobacterium sp.:
GTATTAACGTAGTCTATGGCAAAGACGGAGAAGATAGATACAAAATACGGGTTAGAAAAGAAGATGCCCGTCGATTACCCGCCAAACTGGACTTATTAAACAGTATTATTCAGGAATTAACCGGGGAGAAAACCCTGCTGGTCATTGACCGTAATAACTAAAAAATCCACATATTTGTAACTTTAATTAAATTAGAAATCGAGGTTTAATGGGGGAAACATATAATGACAATTGTGCTCTGTGTTACCGGTAGTGTGGCCGCCGTAGAAACAGTGAAACTGGCCAGGGAACTTAAACGTAAGGGCTTCCAGGTTAAATGCTTCATGACCGATGGTGCATGTGACATCATAAATCCCTACGCACTGGAATTTGCCACGGGAGAGAAGGTTATCACCAAACTCACCGGGAATATTGAGCATGTCAAATATGCGGATGAGGATCTGATTCTGGTGGCACCTGCCACCGCTAATGTAATCAGCAAATTTGCTTACAAAATAGCGGACAACCCCATAAACACGCTATTATTAACTGCCAGTGGCTATGACACGCCCATTATTTTTGTACCCTCCATGCACCAGTCCATGTATCGGGCAGTGGAGGAAAACATCCAGAAACTCAAAAATGAGGGTGTGGTGTTCATGGAACCTAAACAGGAGGAGAACAAGGCTAAATTCCCTTCAGTTGATGATATTGTACTCCAGGCCCAGAAAGCCACCTCTGCTGGTGGTTTAGAGGATCGTCATGTTCTGGTTAGTGCCGGGGGGACTTATGAGAATATTGATCCCATCCGGGGCATTACCAATCGTAGTTCTGGTAAAATGGGTGTGGAACTGGCCAAGGAAGCTTTCCGTCGCGGTGCCGAAGTTACCATGGTCACCGGGAGGGTTGAAGTGGAAATCCCCAAAATATTCAACCGGATAAAAGTTGAATCCAGCCGGGAAATGGCAAAAACACTGGAAGAAAACCTCATTGACTGTGATGTGTTCATTGCTGCAGCTGCAGTCAGTGACTTCACAGTGGCAGAAATTGGATCCGTAACAGAATATGGATCCATAGCAGAAAGAGGATCCAAAATATCATCAGCTGGTGAAGCTACCCTGAAACTCAAACCAGCCCCTAAGATCATAAACCAGGCCAAGGAACACAACCCTGCACTTTACCTGGTGGGCTTCAAAGCAGAGTACAATGTCTCCGGAGATGAACTGGTAGAATCAGCCAAGAGGAGAATGAGAGAATCCGGTGCCGATCTGATGGTAGCTAATGACGTGGCAGAAACCGGTGCAGGATTCGGATCAGACCAGAATAAAGTAGTCCTGGTTGATGATGAAATATGGGACGTTCCCCTGAGCACCAAGGAAGAAATAGCAGCCCTGGTTATTGGAAGGATTGTAGAGAGAATTATTTAAAATGTAGAGTGAATTATAAAATAATTTGTAGAGAGAATAATTCAAAGAATTCTCTATTTTTAGAATCTTTACTTTTTAGAATCTTTACTTTTGGTTGAAACTATCTATTACTTTTTACTGTTTTTTCTTAAAATTTTTACACTTTCACATTATGTTTGTATTTTAAAAAAAAATGGCAGTCAATTAATCAAAACATTATTTTGTCCCAACCTGGTTTTCTAAAATCAAGTGGATTATAAAAAAAATATCCGATTATAAAAAACTTCAGATTAATCCTTTGTGCGCTGTTTAAAACCATATGCATTGGATAATCCTCACACTTTTTGCAATAATTTCTAATAATTTTGTAGAGGTATGGTCGCTGTGTATAGTATGTGCCACTAATTAGGCGTGGGCTGGAGTGCGAAAATATCGCTCTATGAAAGCTTCATTTTCCATTGGTGGCTATATATATGAGGGCCTGAATCTTTGCGATAAGCATATTGTTATTCGGGTTTGATGTTGGTACAATACCAAAAATATTTGGTAGTATGTGGTGATATTTAGTTTGTATAAATATGAACTGGATATTTCTCCTTTTTTACTTTTCCAAAAATTGAATTATTTTCCCAAAATATTAAATGACTTTATTAGGCATTCCGTCTGTTTTCAAACAAATCCGTTTGATCCTGGCGGAGGCCACTGCTATTGGGTTTCGATTAAGCCATGCAAGTCGTACGATCTTCGGATCGTGGCATACGGCTCAGTAACACGTGGATAACCTAACCTTAGGACTGGGATAACCCTGGGAAACTGGGGATAATACCGGATATGTAGAGTTTCCTGGAATGGTACTCTATTGAAATGTATTCGTGCGCCTAAGGGTGGATCTGCGGCAGATTAGGTAGTTGGCGGGGTAAATGCCCACCAAGCCAGTAATCTGTACGGGTTGTGAGAGCAAGAGCCCGGAGATGGAACCTGAGACAAGGTTCCAGGCCCTACGGGGCGCAGCAGGCGCGAAACCTCCGCAATGCACGCAAGTGCGACGGGGGAAACCCAAGTGCCACTCTTAACGGGGTGGCTTTTCTTAAGTGTAAAAAGCTTTTGGAATAAGAGCTGGGCAAGACCGGTGCCAGCCGCCGCGGTAACACCGGCAGCTCAAGTGGTGGCCATTTTTATTGGGCCTAAAGCGTTCGTAGCCGGTTTGATAAGTCTCTGGTGAAATCTCACGGCTTAACCGTGAGAATTGCTGGAGATACTATTAGACTTGAGGCCGGGAGAGGTTAGCGGTACTCCCAGGGTAGGGGTGAAATCCTATAATCCTGGGAGGACCACCTGTGGCGAAGGCGGCTAACTGGAACGGACCTGACGGTGAGTAACGAAAGCCAGGGGCGCGAACCGGATTAGATACCCGGGTAGTCCTGGCCGTAAACGATGTGGACTTGGTGTTGGGATGGCTCCGAGCTGCCCCAGTGCCGAAGGGAAGCTGTTAAGTCCACCGCCTGGGAAGTACGGTCGCAAGACTGAAACTTAAAGGAATTGGCGGGGGAGCACCACAACGCGTGGAGCCTGCGGTTTAATTGGATTCAACGCCGGACATCTCACCAGGGGCGACAGCAGAATGATAGCCAGGTTGATGACCTTGCTTGACAAGCTGAGAGGAGGTGCATGGCCGCCGTCAGCTCGTACCGTGAGGCGTCCTGTTAAGTCAGGCAACGAGCGAGACCCACGCCCTTAGTTACCAGCGGATCCTTCGGGATGCCGGGCACACTAAGGGGACCGCCAGTGATAAACTGGAGGAAGGAGTGGACGACGGTAGGTCCGTATGCCCCGAATCCCCTGGGCTACACGCGGGCTACAATGGTTAGGACAATGGGTTCCGACACTGAAAAGTGAAGGTAATCTCCTAAACCTGGCCTTAGTTCGGATTGAGGGCTGTAACTCGCCCTCATGAAGCTGGAATGCGTAGTAATCGCGTGTCATAACCGCGCGGTGAATACGTCCCTGCTCCTTGCACACACCGCCCGTCACGCCACCCAAAAAGGGTTTGGATGAGGCCCTAGTCTTCATTGGTTAGGGTCGAATCTGGGTTCTTTGAGGAGGGCGAAGTCGTAACAAGGTAGCCGTAGGGGAACCTGCGGCTGGATCACCTCCTTAAACATAAAAAAAATGTATGATTGGAGATTTATTATCCTTGTTCTTATTTTGTGCAGCTAAACACCATATCATATCTACCAAATTGTATTGTACCAGCATTTTTATAATGTGGGCCCGTAGCTCAGACTGGGAGAGCGCCGCCCTTGCAAGGCGGAGGCCCCGGGTTCAAATCCCGGTGGGTCCATACCTCATTTTTATATATAATAGAATTCATTTGTACGTGCAGCTAGTATCACTGAGTGATAGCTAGTGAAGGGATAAGATATACAATTTCGTGTATATTGATGTTATCCGTGCATAAGTAACCCTACTGGCATTAACTGATTAGAATAGCAGTGAAATGTATATTATAAATGCTTAGTTTAGATTGAGCTTGAAATTAATGCTACTTAAACCATCTGGGGGATGGCTTGGCTTGAGTCGCTGAAGAGGGTCGCGGCAAGCAGCGATATGCCTGGGCGAGGAGCATGCATCCTTTGAACCCAGGATTACCTAATGGGACTTCCCATTTCCTTCTTTGGAGATGCTCCCTATGTGGAGCGGGAACCTGCCGAATTGAAACATCTTAGTAGGCAGAGGAAAAGAAAGCAAAAGCGATGCCGTTAGTAACGTCGAGCGAAAACGGCTGTAGGACAAACTGAATTCCTCCTAGTAATAGGAGTGAAGATGTGGTGTATAGTCCCTAGTTAAGGATCCTCCTTGGAGAAGTTGAAATAGTACTGGAAAGACTTGGCCGTAGAGGGTGAAAGCCCCGTAAACGTAATCTGAGTGGATTTGACTAGGGTTCTTGAGTAGCGTCGGTTGGATATCCGGCGTGAATAATTGGGAGGCATCGACTCCTAATCCTAAATACGTCTCAAGACCGATAGCGTACTAGTACCGTGAGGGAAAGCTGAAAAGAACCCCTAAAGGGGGGTGAAAAGAACCTGAAACCAGATGGTGACAGCCTAGCATGGCTTGGAAGGAATGAAATCTTCTGAAAGAAACCATGGCAACGTGGGATTATGAAGAGGTATGGACTAAAGTCATGTTATCCGTCTTGAAACACGGGCCAGGGAGTTTTCTGTTGTGGCGAGACTAAGAGGTTTAACCTCGTAGTCGGAGGGAAACCAACATGCCCGCAGCACATTTATTTGTGTGAGGGGCGAGGTCTGAATAGGGCCTGGAGTCACAGCATTAAAACCCGAAGCCGGTCGATCTAACCCAGGGTAAGATGAAGTCGCTTTTACGAGTGATGGAGGTCTGAAGGGTTGTTGTCGTGCGAAACACTCCCCTAACCTTGGGCTAGTGGTGAAAGGCCAATCAAGGCCGGTGACAGCTGGTTCCTCTCGAAATGACTCGAAGGTCAGCCTGACTGGAGGTTGGTGGCGAGGTAGAGCACTAATTGGGTGTTTAGGGGGAGAAATCCCTCGGCATCCTGTAAAACTCCGAACTCGTCACCGCTGTAGAAGGTTGGAGTGAGGGGCGCGGGGTAAGCCTGTGTCCCGAAAGAGAAACAACTCAGACTAAGGTTAAGGTCCCTAAATGCCGGATTAGTATAAGGGGGTCTTTGGCCCCAGACAATGGGAAGGTGGGCTTAGAAGCAGCCACCCTTTAAAGAGTTCGTAACAGATCACCCATCGAGGTCAATGGCACCGAAAATGGACGGGATTAAGCCGGCTACCGATACCTTAGTACACCGAAAGGTGATTATGTAGGGAGGCGTTCTGTCAGGGTGGAAGCTGGGGTGTGAATTCCAGTGGACCTGGCAGGAATGCGGATCCTGGTAGTAGTAGCAGCAAAGTGAAGTGAGAATCTTTACCGCCGAAGGGGCTAGGGATCCTTGGCAATGTTCGTCAGCCAAGGGTTAGTCGATCCTAAGACCAATCGTAATTCGAATTGGCCGAAAGGGAAACAGGTTAATATTCCTGTACAGCAGTGGTACGTGGCGACGCTATGTCTAATTTCTGACGCTTTGAGGTAGGCCTTGTGGGATTGTCGTCCCATTTAATTGTTTAAGCCTGGGGAGAGCTGTAACAGCGAGAACCATGGTGTAGACTTGAATTAGCCGTCTGTATGGATGGTTTGGCTGATCCATGGAGCCCATGAAAAGGGAATTAGATTTGAATCCATTGTTTCCGTACCGAGATCCGACACTGGTGCCCCTAGGTGAGAAGCCTAAGGCGTTTTAGGGTAAACTAGCTAAGGGAAATCGGCAAAATAGCTCCGTAACTTTGGGATAAGGAGTGCCAGCTTTGTGAGAAGCTGGTCTCAGTGACTAGGGGGGCCCGACTGTTTAATAAAAACATAGCTCCTAGCAAGCCCGAAAGGGTGTGTACTGGGGGCGACACCTGCCCAGTGCCGGCACGTGAAGCCCGGGTTCAACCGGGTGAAGCGCCGGTAAACGGCGGGGGTAACTATAACCCTCTTAAGGTAGCGAAATGCCTTGCCGGATAAGTACCGGCCTGCATGAATGGTAGAACGAGGTCCCCACTGTCCCTAGCTAGAACCTAGTGAACCTGCTATTCTGGTGCACAAGCCAGAGAATTCCATTGGGAAGCGAAGACCCCGTAGAGCTTTACTGCAGTCTGCCGTTGAGGCTTGGTCATGGGTATGCAGAGTAGGTGGGAGGCGTTTGAAACTAGGTCGCCAGGTCTAGTGTAGCCGTCGTTGAGACACCACCTTCTCATGACTGTGTCTCTAACTCCATTTTTATGGAGGACACCGGTAGATGGGCAGTTTGGCTGGGGCGGCACGCGCTTGAAAAGATATCAAGCGCGCCCAAAGGTCGGCTCAGGTGGGACAGAGATCCACCGTAGAGTGTAAGGGCAAAAGCCGGCCTGACTGGATTCCCCATAGTACGGAATCCAGAGGCGAAAGCCGGGCCTAACGAACCTCAGAGTCCTCGTCGATGGGGGCCTGAGATGACAGAAAAGCTACCTCGGGGATAACTGGGTGGTCGCAGGCAAGAGCCCATATCGACCCTGCGGCTTGCTACTTCGATGTCGGTTCTTTCCATCCTGGGTGTGCAGCAGCACCCAAGGGTGGGGTTGTTCGCCCATTAAAGGGGAACGTGAGCTGGGTTTAGACCGTCGTGAGACAGGTTGGTTGCTATCTAATGGAATTGTGTTGTTGTCTGAGGGGAAGGTGGCTCCAGTACGAGAGGAACGAGCCGTCGGCGCCTCTGGTCTACCGGTTGTCTGATAAGGCAGTGCCGGGCAGCTACGCGCTAGATTATAAAGGCTGAAAGCATCTAAGCCTGAGGTTTCCCCCGAAAATAGACAGCTTTAGGACATGGGTAAAAGACCTGTTTGATGGGACTGGGATGTAAGCTTCGAGGCCTTTGGGCCGAGTTGTTTAGTCTGCGGTTTCCAACGTCCGATGGCATTAATTTCAGTGCACCTCTATATGTATGCGTTTAGTATACTGGTAGTTGTTGTTCTAGTCAGGTGTATTCAGTTAGGGTGAAAGTGTGCGTGTGTATTGACTTTTATTAGAGATGCATGGCAATGTGTTTTGTTGTGTGTTTTTGTAAAGGTTTTTTTAATTTATCCGTTTCATATGTTCATTGTTGGTTCGGCGGCCATAGCGGAGGGGCCATACCTGGTCTCGTTTCGATCCCAGAAGTGAAGTCCTCCTGCGTTTTGTTGTGGTACTGTGGACGAGAGTCTATGGGAAGCTCATAACGCTGCCGGCCATTTATGTTTACTGTGTAGATTTTATTTACATAGATGTAGGTCAATTTTTTTTGACTTTTTATTTATATTCTCCTTTGTTTGGGTAATATCCTATAGGAGAGTATTCTATGTCATGTTAACCCCATTCATCCCCTCGTTGTTGAGGGGATCCCCCCCTTTTAATTTGACCCCTCCTTATTGGAGGGATCACCCCCCTCCCCTTCACCTATGGTGGAGGGGAACCCCCCCTATTATTGTGAGGGTTTATTTAAATTCACATTTACTCCCTGTCCCTTCCCAACGGAGGGGACAACCCCCCTTTATGTTTAACCCCATATCCCCTTCACCTCTGGTGGAGGGGAACCCCCTCTTAATGAGGGATTCACCATCCTTAAAAATTAAGGATTTAATTGATCATATTCACCACATTTACATTGAATTTCAGTAAGAACTTAGAAATACATTGAATTAGCCAAAAATTACATTAAATACAGTTTCCTGATTTACTGTTACTTCCAGTTGAAAAAAAGTCATGAAGTAACCTAAATCAATTCAATCCATCCATAATGCCACAGGTCAATGACCTGTAACTCAACAGACTGGTTCTGTAGGGTTATCATGCTAAAACCAACTTCATAGGTTGTTTAATTTGGCACGGCGGCCATAGCGGAGGGGCTACACCTGGTCTCGTTTCGATCCCAGAAGTAAAGTCCTCCCACGTTTTGATGTTGTACTGTGGGCGAGAGCCTATGGGAAGCTCACAACGTCGCCGGCCATTATTTTCACATAAAAATTAAATAGAATCCTCTTTTTTAATGTAATAATTTTATCAATCTCATTAAATTTCATTAGTCTCAAATTTTATAGAATTCTTATTGTTATTTTTGATATTCTTTAGTTATCATCTAATATATTGAAGAAAGAGTCTTATTTTATTCCATATGTCAGATTTTATATTTCAGATAATGAAATGTTTTTAGATATAAACTGGTTCTGTTGTATTGTGGTATTATAATAAACACAATTCACTCATTTACAAAATTAAGCTCCTTTACAATATGAAAAAATAAAAAAGGGAAAAGGATTTCATCAATCCTTTTTATTGTTTTTTTCGGGTTGCGGCTAATCCGCCCAGTATACTGAGTATTCCAATGGCCAGTGGTGCGATTGGTGCTCCTGTACTTTGCATTCCCACAGTATTAGTAGTGGTTGCTGCGTTAACACTGGTAGTTGTGGCTGCACTGACTGGTGTGATAGTCACTGTAGAAGTCAATTGTTGACCATCTGCAAGTATGCCTACCAGTGCACTTCCTGCTGCTTCATCTGCACGGAGAGTGGCAGTGGCTATACCGTTAAAGGTGTATTTAAGCACGGATTTGCTGCCCACGTTACCTAAAGTGGTGGTAAAGGTAACTGGTGAACCATCGGGTATATGGCCGTTTACTGGGTTAAGTGGGTTGATGGTAAATCCATCGGTGTCCTGGTTGAAACTGGCGGTTAATGTGGATATGGATCCTTGAGGAGTGCTTAGTGGATTTGCTGCAAAATTCAGATACAACCATGGCGAGTAATCTACATCTCCATCAATCAGTGTGCTGAACTCTGGATCATTAGAACCCCACCAGTTATCAGTGGCATTCACATCTCCCTTGGAATTGTAGAATGCACTACCGTGTTCGGCACTGTTTGCCACGATTCGGTTAAAATGCATAGTAACATCACCTTCAGAGCAAATAGCACCACCATCCTCATGGGCACTGTTTCTGAAGAATGTACTGCTGTTGGCAATCAAATTATTGTTGTTGTAGATAGCTCCACCATTTTCTGCAGTGTTGTCTGAGAAATTACTGCCGGTTACAGTTAACTTATCCCCGTTGTAGATAGCACCACCATTACCATCAGTTGCACTGTTCCTGGTGAATGTGCTGCCGGTTACAGTTGCAGTCTTACGGTTGAAGATAGCTCCACCCTCATAAAGTGCATTGTTACTGGTGAATGTACTGTTATCTACAATCAAAGTCTTATCATTGTAGATAGCACCACCACAATCATTAATTACGTAGTTACTGAGGAATGTACTGCTGGTTACAGTTGAACTACCCTTGTTGAAGATGGCTCCACCGTTATCTCTGGCACTGTTACTGATGAAGTTACTGCTGGTTACAGTTAGAGTATCATAGTTGTAGATAGCACCACCATAACGAGTTGCAATGTTGCCGGTGAACGTGCTACCGGTTACATTTAAAGTACCATCAGTGTAGATGGCTCCACCATCATTATTTGCACTGTTAGTGGTGAATGTGCTGCCGTTTACAGTCAAACTACCCCCATTCATGATAGCACCAGCATTACCTGCTTTGTTGCTTATGAAAGTACTGTCAGTTACTGTCATATTATTACTGTTGTAGATAGCACCACCATAACCAGATGCGTTATTGCTTGTGAAATTACTGCTGTTTACAGTCATGGTATCATAGTTGTAGATAGCACCTCCAGTATTTGCGTCGTTGTCTGTGAAATTACTGCTGTTTACAGTTAAAGTACCCCAATTGTAGATTCCCCCACCATAGGCATATGTACCTTTACGGGTGGTAACATTGTTGTTGTTGATGTTACAGTTGGTCATATTTAACATACCATCAATGTTGCAAATTCCTCCTCCATAGGCATATTCATAACTAACCGCACATGTATTGGTGGTGGTAATGGTGTTGTTGTTGATGTTACAGTTGGTCATGAT
Proteins encoded in this window:
- the coaBC gene encoding bifunctional phosphopantothenoylcysteine decarboxylase/phosphopantothenate--cysteine ligase CoaBC; protein product: MTIVLCVTGSVAAVETVKLARELKRKGFQVKCFMTDGACDIINPYALEFATGEKVITKLTGNIEHVKYADEDLILVAPATANVISKFAYKIADNPINTLLLTASGYDTPIIFVPSMHQSMYRAVEENIQKLKNEGVVFMEPKQEENKAKFPSVDDIVLQAQKATSAGGLEDRHVLVSAGGTYENIDPIRGITNRSSGKMGVELAKEAFRRGAEVTMVTGRVEVEIPKIFNRIKVESSREMAKTLEENLIDCDVFIAAAAVSDFTVAEIGSVTEYGSIAERGSKISSAGEATLKLKPAPKIINQAKEHNPALYLVGFKAEYNVSGDELVESAKRRMRESGADLMVANDVAETGAGFGSDQNKVVLVDDEIWDVPLSTKEEIAALVIGRIVERII